Proteins co-encoded in one Solea senegalensis isolate Sse05_10M linkage group LG8, IFAPA_SoseM_1, whole genome shotgun sequence genomic window:
- the numa1 gene encoding nuclear mitotic apparatus protein 1, producing MTINLGVKALLGWVNSIKVSDREVAVDDLQDGIVFQKVIYMLKKETNPCFYHSTEDRFNLIGDFVKRDCRLSEAKGTSISWGNIRDGTNLTVEVAKVLLLLIYYDMMNDRCTLSMLECDVEREIANLTGSFVMESKGSVYLSNRLDAYLSRKCLPVSREIFDQSASTSSSSSNMSTISSLSDDESPVFRRTQKITFVDVQTVASPSVSKSPLQDIMNTPKFQMRKMQRQMIKERDYRDGLERELACKLALIAQKESHINQLQYRLDKIKEERGECEQVARKQINDLENKNDTLQMRFNEILKQNKDFQSTSSLMERKVDDLTEENGVLSSQVRSISSQLTVFKTEVGRLRETHMSAQEKWQTEVSHLQSELNQATAQKEILTEQIQILQGKISCLEDEISKATKEEVGENMGPVMEREMLEGEINSLKNELVMTSCSLKTAEVEIEAKTHQLVEFQQEIIEQKGLLMQQNSQTKEIIEAKDEIMHKLQKEITEQRTVLQQQIQDLKLQLEQAEQQKMEQMSRLQQHVAAYEQEVEKLKEAKKAKEDLLHHTEEKVNDLETKLSAAYSLLANKDQQINGLKEEVNVLTDETIKIKGEIQAKEETLAKLHLEKSHEQEILHMEIQSLKTQVMDLNSFLKVAEQELQIKQDLLAKSQQENTQHKELLQQQVVTCEGEVQKLNAAMQVKTEQLVMLKNESCQHSELLEQEIKNLRDQIESLTESLRKSDEQVQTQLVLLNNQEEESFQQNKLLQQQLTASEDGVRSMKEDIHAREEQINLLKSQSSEQSELLHQEIGDLNKKVEGLCFSLKSTEENLQSKEIMFAKQQLQNSQHTEALQTQIAAFQDEVKRLNADIHGKEEQLVELKAETSTNTELLQQEIEGLNKQIESLSISIEIAKEQIQMKENLISKQQQQNTLQIEALKKHSAAFEEEANQLRQQIQMKEGEVDTLKAANCKETQMFLKEIQTLRDQVEGLNKSLNTATDQVQNKENLLAQRDLEISHGKDELQKMLTTSEEGMRGLGKHIQAKEEQLASLKEEGAAHSDMLQREITGLKNQLNNLTDSLTQAEVNIENQLVLLNKREQEGRCEKDCLQQQLSASEDQLQRMREEIQAKKGELDALKSESCNASQVLQNEIQTLRDEVGSLSESLKTSIKQVQDKDNLLAQKELEIFEEKDKFKNMLTTSEEEMTCLRQQIEAKEEQLATLKKEGTTHSDMLQQEITVLTKQLDSMTASLTKAEEEVLVQLDLLNKKEQERSHEKELLQQQLSASENQVHRMMEEIQAKEAELDTVNAESCKKSEELQNEIQTLRDQVGSLSEFLKTSTEQVQVGENLLAQKEKEISQGKDNLQNMMTTYEEQLKGLREQIQAKEEELVTLKKEGATQSDMLQQEITGLKNQINSLTELLTKAEEHVQTQIVLNDEQEQDHFHQNKLLQQQLSASENQVQRVKEEIQAKEAELDTVKAENGKKSEDLQNEIQTLRDQVVSLSESLKTSAERVQVCENLLAQKEKEISQGKDHLQNMMTTSEEEMTCLRQQIEAKEEQLATFKKEGTTHSDKLQQEITGLKKTLDCMTTSLTKAEGEVLVQLDLLDKKEQERSHEKELLQQQLSTSENQVQRMIEEIQAKEAELDTINSENCKKSEELQNEIQTLRDQVVSLSESLKTSTERVQVCENLLAQKEKEISQVKDNLQNMMTASEVKIKGLTEQIHAKELELATIKKEGDQNLNTLREELAAKAFLVHKAREEAETMKEENSKQTNVLQDEIQNLKERVENISLEVVAKEQILLKTQQESSVKINSLQQQLITQSTELDHHKKTHAADVRLQEDAQELHVATQREKETLLARIHQAENDNAALEKELKAMVCEKERLAQAKQAIERENAASHKLESALQHELEELKMDKEKLLKDIEKAGEIEAQKRDLQKQLSAKTEAVEHYKAQMEKAVNHYNGKKQLLQESQQEVAELKHSLEVKECEIKTFIAENKLLQQELEKAQTSEKKLLNTVANLKAQLVLADRNLQVQNKVHGREGSTTDVCYLDIPNKNLSNQTMVKRTISSDSLDQSALEDSLNGTRKLSAPDESSTPLVRSSERLAAKRRGLQAESLETLYFTPINTRQVNRTSTENKMELDSARRNPSSSVKRRRTTQVINITLTKKTPGGNEGDESFYSLASARSQPNLFTARSAQPVSMELFSTPAKMTSAASDQLMGLPGYRRSTMNSQTTSTFCVGAENEPEGAPDDWMRIAELQARNKACLPHLKSSYPVESETGHGGVFIFTDEEVRMGDPTDTIRRASMMPGQLQDSLVSHRQSLMMGQTGVAANTRSHRLSLMPGQLPSKVASSSQLRSPNGTKRSSSTLSLPQISPEKKVKASCFPRPLTPKNKNVISGRSNSQLHPVPSPADRRQSMVFTIDNTPKKNNYLKKGLNKLRNSTTSMPADPQAGVGRAGRVGSFKSPQVTSKGSRRKSPQTTSKTGKSPGLTASARKIMRRMKV from the exons GAGACTGCAGATTGAGTGAAGCTAAAGGTACTTCAATATCTTGGGGCAACATAAGAGATGGCACCAACCTAACAGTAGAAGTTGCAAAG GTTCTTCTGTTGCTCATATATTATGACATGATGAATGACCGCTGTACTCTGAGCATGTTGGAATGTGATGTGGAG CGGGAGATAGCAAACTTAACTGGCTCCTTTGTGATGGAGAGTAAGGGCTCTGTCTATCTGAGCAATAGACTTGATGCCTATTTGTCAAGGAAAT GTTTGCCCGTCTCCCGTGAAATATTTGACCAATCAGCAagtacctcctcctcctcctccaataTGTCAACGATCTCCTCGCTCTCAGATGACGAGTCCCCCGTATTCCGCCGCACGcagaaaatcacatttgtgGATGTGCAAACTGTGGCATCTCCATCAGTAAG CAAGTCTCCTCTGCAGGATATTATGAACACACCAAAGTTTCAGATGAGGAAAATGCAACGTCAGATGATCAAAGAGAGAGACTACCGAGATGGGTTGGAACGTGAGCTGGCCTGCAAGCTTGCTCTAATTGCACAgaaag agtCTCATATTAACCAGTTGCAGTATCGTCTGGATAAAATTAAAGAAGAACGAGGGGAATGCGAGCAGGTTGCCAGGAAACAAATCAATGATCTTGAGAACAAGAACGACAC GTTACAAATGCGTTTCAATGAGATTTTGAAGCAAAATAAAGATTTCCAGAGCACCTCTTCTCTCATGGAGCGTAAAGTGGATGATCTGACAGAAGAAAATGGTGTCCTCTCTTCTCAG GTGAGATCAATTAGTTCACAGCTGACTGTGTTCAAGACAGAAGTTGGTAGGCTGAGAGAAACCCACATGTCGGCTCAAGAAAAGTGGCAAACTGAAGTAAGCCATCTACAATCTGAGCTCAACCAGGCTACAGCTCAAAAG GAGATTCTGACTGAACAAATCCAGATCCTTCAGGGAAAAATTTCCTGTTTGGAGGATGAAATAAGCAAAGCCACTAAAGAAGAAGTAGGGGAAAATATGGGGCCTGTAATGGAG AGAGAAATGTTGGAGGGTGAGATCAACAGCTTAAAGAATGAGCTAGTGATGACATCTTGTTCCCTGAAAACGGCTGAGGTGGAGATTGAGGCCAAAACACACCAACTGGTAGAATTCCAACAAGAAATCATTGAACAGAAAGGGCTCCTAATGCAACAGAACTCCCAAACAAAGGAAATAATTGAAGCCAAGGATGAAATTATGCACAAGTTGCAAAAGGAGATCACTGAGCAGCGAACAGTACTTCAACAACAGATCCAGGATCTCAAACTTCAACTTGAACAAGCTGAGCAACAGAAAATGGAGCAAATGTCCAGGCTTCAACAGCATGTTGCTGCATATGAACAAGAAGTTGAAAAACTAAAAGAAGCCAAGAAAGCAAAGGAAGACCTTCTCCACCACACTGAGGAAAAGGTTAATGATCTTGAGACTAAGTTATCTGCTGCTTATTCTCTCTTGGCTAATAAAGACCAACAGATTAATGGCCTGAAAGAAGAAGTCAATGTTCTTACAGATGAAACCATAAAAATTAAAGGTGAAATTCAAGCCAAAGAGGAAACGCTTGCCAAATTACACCTGGAAAAGTCTCATGAGCAAGAAATTCTTCATATGGAAATTCAGTCTTTAAAAACCCAAGTGATGGACCTTAACTCATTTCTCAAAGTTGCTGAGCAGGAACTTCAAATTAAGCAGGACCTACTGGCTAAATCCCAACAGGAGAATACCCAACATAAGGAGTTACTCCAACAACAGGTAGTCACCTGTGAAGGAGAAGTTCAGAAACTAAATGCAGCGATGCAGGTCAAAACAGAGCAACTTGTTATGTTGAAGAATGAAAGTTGTCAACATTCTGAACTGCTTGAGCAAGAGATCAAAAATCTAAGAGACCAAATAGAAAGTCTGACTGAGTCTCTCAGAAAGTCTGACGAACAAGTTCAAACCCAGCTAGTTCTGCTTAACAATCAGGAGGAAGAGAGTTTTCAGCAGAACAAGCTACTGCAGCAACAACTCACAGCATCTGAAGACGGAGTAAGGAGCATGAAGGAGGATATCCATGCAAGGGAGGAACAAATTAACCTGTTGAAAAGTCAAAGTTCGGAGCAATCAGAACTACTTCATCAAGAGATCGGAGACTTAAACAAAAAGGTGGAGGGTCTTTGTTTCTCACTTAAGTCTACTGAGGAAAATTTGCAGTCCAAGGAGATTATGTTTGCCAAACAGCAATTACAGAACTCCCAGCACACGGAGGCTCTACAAACACAGATTGCAGCTTTTCAAGATGAGGTGAAGAGACTAAATGCAGACATTCATGGTAAGGAGGAACAGTTGGTTGAGCTGAAGGCTGAAACTTCTACAAACACGGAGTTGCTACAACAGGAAATTGAAGGTCTGAACAAACAAATTGAAAGCCTGAGCATTTCTATTGAGATCGCCAAGGAGCAgattcaaatgaaagaaaatttgatttcaaagcaacagcaacaaaacacttTGCAGATTGAGGCGCTAAAAAAGCACAGTGCTGCATTTGAAGAGGAGGCAAACCAGCTGAGGCAGCAGATCCAAATGAAAGAGGGTGAGGTTGACACCTTAAAGGCTGCAAACTGCAAGGAGACTCAAATGTTTCTCAAGGAGATCCAAACTCTACGGGATCAAGTGGAAGGTTTGAATAAATCACTAAATACTGCAACAGACCAggttcaaaataaagaaaacctgCTGGCTCAGAGGGATTTGGAGATTTCTCATGGAAAAGATGAACTTCAAAAGATGCTGACAACCTCCGAAGAAGGGATGAGAGGTCTTGGCAAACACATCCAGGCGAAAGAGGAGCAACTGGCCTCTTTAAAAGAAGAGGGTGCTGCACATTCTGACATGCTACAGCGAGAAATCACAGGTCTGAAAAACCAACTTAATAATTTGACTGACTCTCTCACACAGGCTGAGGTGAACATTGAGAATCAGTTAGTTCTGCTTAACAAGAGGGAACAAGAGGGCCGCTGTGAGAAAGACTGTCTGCAACAACAACTGTCTGCTTCTGAAGATCAATTACAGAGGATGAGGGAGGAGATCCAAGCTAAAAAGGGTGAGCTTGACGCCTTAAAGTCTGAGAGCTGCAATGCTTCACAAGTGCTACAAAATGAAATTCAAACTCTGAGAGATGAAGTGGGAAGTCTAAGTGAATCACTAAAGACTTCAATCAAGCAGGTTCAAGACAAAGATAACCTGTTGGCTCAGAAGGAATTAGAAATTTTTGAGGAAAAGGATAAATTTAAGAACATGCTGACAACCTCCGAAGAGGAGATGACCTGTCTTAGACAACAGATTGAGGCCAAGGAGGAACAACTGGCCACACTTAAAAAGGAGGGCACTACACACTCTGACATGCTACAGCAAGAGATCACAGTGCTCACAAAACAACTTGATAGTATGACCGCATCTCTTACAAAGGCTGAGGAGGAAGTTCTGGTCCAGTTAGATCTACTTAACAAAAAGGAGCAGGAGAGATCTCATGAGAAGGAACTTCTACAGCAACAACTGTCTGCTTCTGAAAATCAGGTGCACAGGATGATGGAGGAGATCCAAGCTAAAGAAGCTGAGCTTGACACTGTAAATGCTGAGAGCTGTAAGAAGTCGGAAGAACTACAAAATGAAATCCAAACTCTGAGAGATCAAGTGGGAAGTTTGAGTGAATTTCTTAAGACTTCAACTGAACAGGTTCAAGTTGGCGAAAACCTGCTGGCtcagaaagaaaaggaaatttcTCAAGGAAAAGATAATCTTCAGAACATGATGACAACCTATGAAGAGCAGTTAAAGGGTCTCAGAGAACAGATCCAGGCTAAAGAGGAAGAACTGGTCACACTAAAAAAAGAGGGAGCCACACAGTCTGACATGCTACAGCAAGAGATTACCGGTCTGAAAAACCAAATAAATAGTTTGACTGAATTGCTCACAAAGGCTGAAGAGCATGTTCAGACCCAGATAGTTCTTAACGATGAGCAGGAACAGGATCATTTTCATCAGAATAAGCTTCTGCAGCAACAACTGTCAGCTTCTGAAAATCAGGTGCAGAGGGTGAAAGAGGAGATCCAAGCTAAAGAGGCTGAGCTTGACACCGTAAAGGCTGAAAACGGCAAGAAGTCAGAAGATCTACAAAATGAAATCCAAACTCTGAGAGATCAAGTAGTAAGTTTGAGTGAATCTCTTAAGACTTCAGCTGAACGGGTTCAAGTTTGCGAAAACCTGCTGGCtcagaaggaaaaggaaatttCTCAAGGAAAAGATCATCTTCAGAACATGATGACAACCTCCGAAGAGGAGATGACCTGTCTTAGACAACAGATTGAGGCCAAGGAGGAACAACTggccacatttaaaaaggaGGGCACTACACATTCTGACAAGCTACAGCAAGAGATCACAGGtctcaaaaaaacacttgattgtATGACCACATCTCTTACAAAGGCTGAGGGGGAGGTCCTAGTCCAGTTAGATCTACTTGACAAAAAGGAGCAGGAGAGATCTCATGAGAAGGAACTTCTACAGCAACAACTGTCGACTTCTGAAAATCAGGTGCAGAGGATGATAGAGGAGATCCAAGCTAAAGAAGCTGAGCTTGACACCATAAATTCAGAGAACTGCAAGAAGTCAGAAGAACTACAAAATGAAATCCAAACTCTGAGAGATCAAGTAGTAAGTTTGAGTGAATCTCTTAAGACTTCAACTGAACGGGTTCAAGTTTGCGAAAACCTGCTGGCtcagaaggaaaaggaaatttCTCAAGTCAAAGATAATCTTCAGAACATGATGACAGCCTCCGAAGTGAAGATAAAAGGTCTCACAGAACAGATACACGCTAAAGAGTTAGAATTggccacaataaaaaaagagggagaccAAAATCTCAACACTCTCAGAGAAGAGCTTGCTGCCAAAGCTTTCTTGGTGCATAAAGCAAgagaagaagctgaaaccatGAAAGAGGAGAATTCCAAACAAACTAATGTTCTCCAAGATGAGATCCAGAATCTGAAAGAGCGTGTGGAAAATATTTCTCTTGAAGTTGTTGCTAAGGAGCAGATTTTACTTAAAACCCAACAGGAGTCCTCTGTGAAGATAAACAGCCTACAGCAACAGCTCATCACACAAAGTACAGAGTTGGaccaccacaaaaaaacacacgctGCAGATGTCAGACTGCAAGAGGATGCACAGGAGTTGCATGTTGCCActcagagggaaaaagagactCTATTGGCCAGAATCCATCAGGCAGAAAATGATAATGCCGCTCTGGAGAAAGAACTTAAAGCCATGGtctgtgagaaagagagacttGCTCAGGCCAAGCAAGCCATTGAGAGAGAGAATGCAGCCTCTCATAAACTGGAATCTGCACTGCAGCATGAGCTGGAAGAATTGAAAATGGATAAAGAGAAACTCTTGAAAGACATTGAAAAAGCTGGAGAAATTGAGGCTCAGAAGAGGGATCTGCAGAAACAGCTCTCAGCTAAAACCGAAGCTGTAGAACACTACAAGGCACAG ATGGAGAAAGCAGTAAATCATTACAATGGCAAGAAGCAGCTTCTCCAGGAAAGCCAACAAGAAGTGGCTGAACTCAAACATTCCTTGGAGGTCAAAGAGtgtgaaataaagacatttattgcAGAGAATAAGCTGCTTCAACAGGAACTGGAGAAAGCTCAAACCAGTGAGAAAAAACTTTTGAACACCGTGGCCAATTTGAAGGCACAG TTGGTCTTGGCTGACCGTAACCTACAGGTACAGAATAAGGTCCATGGTAGAGAAGGAAGCACAACAGATGTTTGTTATTTGGATATTCCCAACAAAAACCTGAGCAATCAGACCATGGTAAAGAGGACAATCAGCTCTGACAGCCTGGACCAAAGTGCTCTAGAAGACTCTCTGAATGGCACAAG GAAACTTTCAGCACCTGATGAGTCAAGCACACCACTTGTTCGAAGTTCAGAACGCTTGGCAGCCAAACGACGTGGTCTACAGGCAGAGTCCCTGGAAACACTCTACTTCACACCTATAAACACCAGACAGGTTAACAG GACCAGTACAGAGAACAAAATGGAGCTGGATTCAGCCCGGAGAAATCCAAGTTCATCTGTTAAACGGCGCAGGACGACTCAGGTTATTAACATCACCCTGACCAAG AAAACCCCAGGTGGCAATGAAGGTGATGAGTCTTTCTACAGTCTGGCCTCAGCTCGCTCTCAACCAAACCTGTTCACTGCTCGCTCTGCACAGCCTGTGTCCATGGAGCTGTTCAGCACACCTGCCAAAATGACCAGTGCTGCCAGCGACCAACTCATGGGTCTTCCCGGGTACAGACGGAGCACAATGAATTCACAGA CCACTAGTACATTTTGCGTGGGGGCAGAAAATGAGCCAGAAGGTGCACCTGACGACTGGATGAGGATAGCTGAGCTGCAGGCCAGGAACAAGGCCTGTCTTCCTCACCTGAAGAGCAGCTACCCTGTGGAATCAGAG aCTGGCCATGGCGGTGTATTCATTTTCACCGATGAAGAAGTCCGTATGGGTGACCCAACTGACACAATCCGTCGTGCTTCCATGATGCCTGGTCAGCTTCAGGACTCTCTCGTCTCCCATCGGCAATCTCTCATGATGGGGCAGACGGGTGTTGCTGCCAACACTCGTTCTCATCGTCTGTCCCTGATGCCTGGCCAGCTGCCGTCAAAAGTGGCTAGCTCTTCTCAGCTGAGGAGCCCAAATGGCACAAAACGGTCTTCATCTACTTTGTCTCTACCTCAAATTTCACCTGAG AAAAAGGTGAAGGCCAGCTGTTTCCCCCGTCCCCTCACCCCCAAAAACAAGAACGTGATCAGTGGACGTAGCAACTCCCAGCTTCACCCAGTACCCAGTCCA GCTGATCGGAGACAGTCTATGGTGTTCACTATTGACAACACCCCTAAGAAGAACAACTACCTGAAGAAAGGGCTAAACAAACTGCGCAACTCCACCACTAGCATGCCTGCAGATCCTCAGGCTGGTGTAGGACGAGCGGGCAGAGTCGGGAGCTTTAAGTCACCTCAGGTGACAAGTAAAGGAAGTCGCAGGAAGTCTCCACAAACCACCAGCAAGACTGGAAAGTCCCCTGGACTGACGGCTAGTGCTCGCAAG AtaatgaggaggatgaaggtgTGA